In Cicer arietinum cultivar CDC Frontier isolate Library 1 chromosome 7, Cicar.CDCFrontier_v2.0, whole genome shotgun sequence, the genomic window aacatGATTGTTACCATGTCCGTGATGAGTCTGTTCTTTCTTTCTGTAATGCCACTGTGTTGTGGTGTGTAAGGTGGTATTATTTCATGCACAACCCCTTCCTTCTCACATAATTCATTAAATTCTTTTGACACGTATTCTCCTCCTCCATTTGTTCTTAAGACTTTAATCGAATGGTCACATTGTTTCTCAACCATCACTTTGAACTTCTTAAAAACATTTAACACCTCACTTTTCTTCTTGATTAGACGTGTTCGTAATATTCTAGTGAAATCATCAATGAAAGTTACAACACACTTAATGTCTTCAATTGAGTCAACTTGCATAGGGCCACAAAACATTTGAATAAATCACTTCCAACTTCTCCTTTGAACTGACTTGTATATGATTGTTGAaatgatttatatgttgtttgaATTGGACACGATCTTCACACATTTCAGTTGGTTCTTGTATTTGAGGTGGTCCTCTCACCATACCTTATCTACTAATCTTCTTGAGATCTCCAAATTTTAAATGTCCCAACCTGTAATGCCATATCCATTCCTATCTACTTGCTGCCGAGGCCAGACATTTATGCTCCAGCACCTAAATTGTTATCTTAAAGGTCTTATTCTTTGACATATGTGCCTTTAAAATAAGTTTGCTTTTTTCATCATACATTTTCAGTTGCTTATCCTCAAGTGTCATCATGTAACCTTTCTCAAATAGCTGACTAACACTTAGAATATTACACTTCATTATAGGGACAAATAGAACTTCTGAAATTTTTGAATgtttttcatcatttttttgaATTAGAACTTCTCCTACACTCTATGTAGTAAGTGATCTATTGTATGCAAATTTCACTTTACTTTTAATTGATTCATCAAGATTGATGAACCAGTCTTTCCTCAGACATATGAGTTGAGCATCTTGTGTTCAAGTACCACAAATTTGTTCTCACTTCATCTTCCTTAGTGGTTACCATCAACATTATAGATTCATCATCTTATTTTTCATGAGCAAACTCTGCATAATCTTATTGTGATTCTCTTTTGTTGTCTGAGTAACACTCATATGCAAAATGCCTCcaatttttgacaattgtaaCATTGAATGCTACTTTTATCAAACTTCTTCTTACCACCTCTTCCATTTTGATTGTTGCCTCCTTTTTTATGATTGCTTTAACCACCTTGATTATTACCATTATGACCTTGTTGATTTATTGCATTTGTGTTGTTGTAATTTCTCTCTTTTCCACTTCTCTATTTACCTTTGTCTCTTTTGTCTTTGTTATTCGATTGTGCTAGTAGTGCAACTTCTGAATTCTTTTCACCACTGCGCTCTTTCATTCTTTGTTCATGTGCCTTAAGGGATCCTTGTAGTTCTTGAATGCTCATATCTGCAAGgttctttgattcttcaatggCCACCACCACGTGATCAAACTTTGGcaataaatatctcaaaatttTCTCTACTACAGATTGATTAGTAGCGCTCTCACCATAATTCTTCATTTGATTCACCAATGCCATCACTTTTATGAAAAAGGCACCAACTTCCTCCTTTTCTTCCATTTGAAGCAATTCACATTGTTGCTTGTGAGTTTGTAACCTCACCTTTTTTACCTTCCCATCTCCAGCATAAGCTTTCTCTAAGTTCTCCCAAGCAACCTTTGAGGATTCAGCTTCACCAACTATTTCAAAGTTTGCAGCATCAACACACTGATGGATAATGAACAATGCCGTGAAATATTTCTTATTGGATTCCTTATATGCAGTCGTTTGCGCTTCTGAAGGATTTTCAACAAGAGAATCAACACCTAACTTCACTAAATCCCACACATCTTGATATTCAAACACAACTTTCATTTGCTTGCACCATTTATCACAGTTTTTCCCATCAAGAATTGGAAGATTTCTAGGGAAGTTTCCATTTGCCATGATCGAAACTTTTGCTCTTGATACCACTGTTATAAACTGATTTTAATCAATGTGATTTTGTACTTACACTCACCTTttaatgatgaagatgaaaagAATGATAGATGAGATTAAATGTGAAAATGTCAAATATGCACACTACTTTATTTCATTGTATCATTGACATTTATACATTCTAACTTCATGACTTGTATCATTTAGTTAGTTACAACAAACAAAACAGTAAACTAATCAAATTGTAACTGAATTAACCACTTCAACTTACaaggaaaaaaataatgtattattcgattaatattttgttgaaacaaaatctcaaattaatattttgaagataatcgaacacattaattaatttttaattgtgattCTAAATGTGTTGCTATTTAACTtgcatttttttagttattattcaaaaattacaactATGCAATAACAAAAGGGGGGAGAACTAGTTATTAGATTTGAGGATGGCTCCCAAGGCAACTCATAACCATGATGTAgccaaaatgtttaaaaaaagcAAAAACAACATCAAGAACCATAAGAAGATTGATCTCCATATTGATGGCCCATGAACAAGTACAGTTAGGACAACAAGGATAAAAGTGACACTGATGTTGCACTTATGCAGAAAGTTCAACTTGCGCATAGAGAAGAAACGTTGACACCAAACAGTTGTCAAACGATTTTCGTCACAATATTCACtcaaacacaaacacaaacacaaacaaataacaatttaattataaagcAAAAATATTATGGATAAAATAAAACACGTGTCTATTAAAACATCAATATGAACATATGTATTATTAATGGCTACATGAGTTGTCATTGGACTTGTAATAAGAAACTCAAGGTGATGATAACATAAAGAGTTTAAAGTGCAATCAATTAATCATTTAAACAATCATACCTGATAAGTCAAAGCTCTTTAATCAAACAAAAACTCTAATTATCTCTCACTAAATTCAATAATCTTTTTACTGAGTCTCCAGTTGATAataaatctcaaacaagtgcCGGGTAGATTATGATCCATCggtattttttcaaaattttaattgaaactcATGACTATAATCTTACACATAGTATGTTTggtttgtaaaaataatttttgtaataaaaaaggTAACATGTGAAAACCCTTTATGTATTAAAATGTATTGTAAGAAATCATTttaaggttgaaaggtgaaaatTGTTACTAATCAAGCGTGACAATGTTTGCGTGAAAACAAGTACATTCTTGTGTAAAACACATTAATGGAAAAACTCGCAATTTGTGAGGATTGGACTTAGTTCACTTTTGGTGAACCAGAATACATCATTGTGTGATTATTTCTTTACCTGCatctttaattatttctcaCTCATAAGCATTGATCAcgtataaataatatttttcatttattttcattaatcaataatattttgcatttttattttgaaatcaaaattcATCTTGAgctaatttaaatttaaaagcagtaattaaatttaaaatggaaTCACAATTGAAACTCCCTTCTTGTTATTGATATTGTTACTTCCAGTTTTGCTTTcatattttttgatttgatttcgcTGTATTAGTGCAacgtttttttgtttttttctgtcttgatgtgacattttttttcttccgttTTGATGTGATATTCGTTTTGGTTCAATTTCACATAGTAGCTTTGATCgattatatattttacttaatgATTTTGACGTTGCAACATTACAGATCAATAGACATATATATTTCGGATACttgaattttatcatatttgtagACATGTTGTTGTTTTACTCTTTTAACTTGAGTTTTGTGAGTATTTTCacatattcattatttatatttttagcaatttgaatttatattatattaatgcgttctacaatttttttttttgggtttaacAACATATATTGTTAGTATAAACAATTCTATATTGATAATTAACATAAATCATTGATTgaacatttattttatgatataagTTACAATCATAtggtaaaataataaaattaatagtttataaGAAATGTTCATGTAAAATGCCTCAAATTTtgtacaatataataaaataagagtGAATATTtgtagttaaatatatttttaatttttataaaattacaaaatctaaGATTAGTCCatacaaattttatattcacttttaatctctattttaattttatatactaaaaatattattttttataagtttttctcaaaataaaaactaaaaataaaacaaaaaaaatttagagtttaaaaagttgataattttttttgtagagtcaaaatttattttttttaattatttaaatgcaAGGTATACAATGATAACGATAGTcgataatttattatataatatatatatatatatatatatatatatatacaatgagaaagtagtaattttttattttaaagaaaatgagGAAGTAACAGATTAGGTCAATAGGGAACCAGATTCTATGCTTTTGCGTGGAAAAAGCCGAGTGACTTTAACCAGTTATAAACAGTTGGATTTATCGAAGGCTTCAAACGATGTCACGGAGCTTTTTTTCCACTAAAGGCAACTTAAGCCCATGCACACTGAGATTCTCCCAgtcattttgtttttcatttttttaatccatttttctttttctatttgtttttattattttgtaatcgGTCAGtgtttattcatttatttataaataccgatctatattaataataaatatagagttagaattaaaattacaacctctttattattttatttttatacttcaaacattaaataaacattatattatacCATTTAGTAATTATTTAGTATCTAATAATTAGAAACAAttgcaaaaaagaaaataactagaaataaattattttttaagattataaaaatattaaatttgaataatactattttttaagaaaaaaaatatctacaCCATTAATGTAAAAGAAATGAGAAATGAAATTTAGTATATTTAAAGAGACAAAAAGAAATGTAACCCTTAGtattatataaaatcaatatttaaaaaatatatatttttttctaattaagCATTGAAAAGGTTTTGTTTTACATGGCTCTaatcactattataaataaaaaaatgtcttaAATTTTTGCCCTTATTATATAAAAGTTTACTACTTTTGCCtcattcaattatattatttttcactcaatcttcatttaatttaaaatatttaacattaattattaaatatttgacaatttaataaatttaacttgtgttttacataaatttttttaaaataattatatttaactatatttCTCAATGGatgcaaaaataatttattttcttataataataaccttatacttatattttttttatactattaatttttatcagttaacaaata contains:
- the LOC140921109 gene encoding uncharacterized protein, which gives rise to MANGNFPRNLPILDGKNCDKWCKQMKVVFEYQDVWDLVKLGVDSLVENPSEAQTTAYKESNKKYFTALFIIHQCVDAANFEIVGEAESSKVAWENLEKAYAGDGKVKKVRLQTHKQQCELLQMEEKEEVGAFFIKVMALVNQMKNYGESATNQSVVEKILRYLLPKFDHVVVAIEESKNLADMSIQELQGSLKAHEQRMKERSGEKNSEVALLAQSNNKDKRDKGK